In a single window of the Caulobacter soli genome:
- a CDS encoding AraC family transcriptional regulator has product MVSPLAEALLRYTERQGGESLFSTPIDGLAIMRSDHPKPASHLLLRPAVCLVAQGAKWGSFGGNRLEYRAGQALVIGVETPSIGKVFEARPGEPCLVLMFELDFAIMRSVAEDLPTPPIPSGQAGLGVFVSNFDGPLADCALRLVRLLDTPQAIPALHPGIIREICYWLLTGPHGGEIARLALRTSPSQHVIEAMHSLRGRFRETVRIEDLAAIAHMSPSAFHRHFKALTASTPLQYQKQLRLLEARRLMVSCGLNVEAAAFEVGYESPSQFSREYARMFGAPPKRDLTRLRSTLEAYDDGQALAAA; this is encoded by the coding sequence ATGGTGAGCCCGCTAGCCGAGGCGCTGCTGCGCTACACGGAACGCCAAGGGGGAGAGAGCCTGTTCTCGACCCCGATCGACGGCCTGGCCATCATGCGCTCCGACCACCCCAAGCCCGCCAGCCACCTCCTTCTGAGACCGGCCGTCTGCCTGGTGGCCCAGGGCGCCAAGTGGGGCAGCTTCGGCGGCAATCGGCTGGAATATCGCGCCGGCCAGGCGCTGGTGATCGGCGTGGAGACTCCGTCGATCGGCAAGGTCTTCGAGGCCCGTCCCGGCGAGCCCTGCCTGGTCCTGATGTTCGAACTGGATTTCGCGATCATGCGCAGCGTCGCCGAAGACCTGCCGACCCCGCCGATCCCGAGCGGCCAAGCGGGGCTGGGCGTCTTCGTCTCGAACTTCGATGGTCCGCTGGCCGATTGCGCGCTCCGCCTCGTCCGGTTGCTCGACACGCCGCAGGCCATCCCGGCGCTCCACCCCGGGATCATCCGCGAGATCTGCTACTGGCTGCTGACCGGACCGCACGGCGGAGAGATCGCCAGGCTGGCGCTGCGGACCAGCCCCTCGCAGCACGTCATCGAGGCGATGCACAGCCTGAGAGGCCGCTTCCGGGAGACGGTCCGGATCGAGGATCTCGCGGCGATCGCCCACATGAGCCCCTCGGCCTTTCATCGCCACTTCAAGGCGCTGACGGCGTCGACGCCGTTGCAGTACCAGAAGCAGTTGCGCCTGCTCGAGGCCCGCCGCCTGATGGTTTCGTGCGGGCTCAACGTCGAGGCGGCCGCCTTCGAGGTCGGGTACGAAAGCCCATCCCAGTTCAGCCGGGAATACGCCCGCATGTTCGGCGCGCCGCCCAAGCGGGACCTGACGCGTCTACGGTCGACGCTGGAAGCCTATGACGACGGGCAGGCGCTGGCCGCGGCCTAA